From bacterium, one genomic window encodes:
- a CDS encoding NAD(P)H-dependent oxidoreductase subunit E, producing MPVQFKPEVKQEFEAIAARYPVRRAALLPALWLAQREFGFISTDAMRAVADLVGCSPAQVLETANFYTMYQKQKPGKYHLQVCQTISCLLAGSEEIKKTIETKLSLKDGETTQDGQFSYQRVECLASCHTGPCMRVNDEYHENLTPEKTEKLIDELRKK from the coding sequence ATGCCGGTTCAATTCAAACCTGAGGTCAAACAAGAGTTCGAGGCGATCGCCGCGCGCTATCCCGTGCGCCGGGCCGCGCTTTTGCCCGCCCTTTGGCTCGCCCAGCGGGAATTCGGCTTCATCTCCACCGACGCCATGCGTGCGGTGGCGGACCTGGTGGGTTGCTCGCCCGCCCAAGTATTGGAAACGGCCAATTTCTACACCATGTACCAGAAACAGAAACCGGGCAAATACCACCTCCAGGTCTGCCAGACCATCTCCTGCCTCCTGGCTGGGTCCGAGGAGATCAAGAAGACCATCGAGACGAAGCTTTCCCTGAAGGACGGGGAGACCACCCAGGACGGGCAGTTCAGCTATCAGAGGGTCGAATGCCTGGCCTCCTGCCACACCGGGCCCTGCATGCGGGTGAACGACGAATACCACGAGAACCTGACGCCGGAAAAGACCGAAAAGCTCATCGATGAACTGAGGAAGAAATAA
- a CDS encoding NADH-quinone oxidoreductase subunit B family protein produces the protein MGVETFPAFTTRRDAVVAWGQKNSLWPMPFGTACCAIEFMGVVSSVFDLARFGAELVRFSPRQSDLLLVAGTVTFKQAPILKQIYEQMCEPKWVISMGVCASAGGFYNNYCTVQGIDQIIPVDVYISGCPPRPEAILDAVMKLQHKIENPKTTPPAQFQAKEPHFNY, from the coding sequence ATGGGAGTAGAAACATTTCCCGCTTTCACCACCCGCCGTGACGCCGTGGTCGCCTGGGGGCAGAAGAACTCCCTTTGGCCCATGCCCTTCGGCACCGCCTGTTGCGCCATCGAGTTCATGGGCGTGGTGTCCTCGGTCTTCGACCTGGCCCGCTTCGGGGCCGAACTGGTCCGCTTCTCACCGCGCCAATCGGACCTGCTCCTAGTGGCCGGGACCGTCACCTTCAAGCAGGCGCCTATCCTTAAGCAGATCTATGAGCAGATGTGCGAGCCCAAGTGGGTCATCTCCATGGGGGTCTGCGCTTCGGCCGGCGGTTTCTATAACAACTACTGCACGGTCCAGGGCATCGATCAGATCATTCCCGTGGACGTCTATATCTCCGGTTGCCCCCCGCGCCCCGAGGCCATCCTGGACGCGGTGATGAAGCTCCAGCACAAGATCGAGAACCCCAAGACCACGCCGCCCGCACAGTTCCAAGCGAAAGAACCGCATTTCAATTATTAA
- a CDS encoding NADH-quinone oxidoreductase subunit I produces MKVVPRPGMKGAEKIYVVEVVKGLWLTLGHVLHNLLQPKDMPVVSFPEEKKDLPPTTRGRHRLMKREDGEPRCTACMLCATACPAECIHILAEESPDPNIEKFPAKFDIDMLRCVYCGYCVEACPLDAIRMDIPEVTVAGYTRDSLVYHKEFLMDHDNKDVVADYNPPRPVQWTHGPHARP; encoded by the coding sequence ATGAAGGTTGTTCCTAGGCCCGGGATGAAGGGCGCCGAAAAGATCTATGTGGTGGAAGTGGTCAAGGGCCTTTGGCTCACGCTGGGCCATGTCCTGCACAATCTCCTCCAACCAAAGGACATGCCGGTGGTGTCCTTCCCGGAGGAAAAGAAGGACCTGCCCCCGACCACCCGGGGCCGGCACCGGCTCATGAAGCGCGAGGACGGCGAACCCCGTTGCACCGCCTGCATGCTTTGCGCCACCGCCTGTCCGGCCGAGTGCATCCATATCCTGGCGGAAGAGTCGCCGGACCCGAACATCGAGAAGTTCCCGGCGAAGTTCGACATCGACATGCTGCGCTGTGTCTATTGCGGCTATTGTGTGGAGGCCTGCCCCCTGGACGCCATCCGCATGGACATCCCCGAGGTGACCGTGGCGGGCTACACCCGCGACAGCCTGGTGTACCACAAGGAATTCCTGATGGATCACGATAATAAGGACGTGGTGGCGGACTATAATCCGCCCCGTCCCGTCCAGTGGACCCACGGGCCGCACGCGAGGCCCTGA
- a CDS encoding 2Fe-2S iron-sulfur cluster-binding protein — MPKITIDGKQLEVKDGTNVLQAVLDNDMKLEHFCYHPYLPVAGNCRTCMVEIEGPKGPMLTVGCNTKVAEGMVVHTLSPKAKQAQKSAIEMLLLDHPLDCPVCDKAGECKLQNQYMEYGLYDFRRGVPRYFKGGKAEDIGEHIILDQERCVLCTRCIRFVDEVPKTSELGIVNRGHESKLDIFPGVRLDNAYSGNVTDVCPVGALTLKEFRFKQRVWFLKKTESVCHSCARGCNITVEHNKGRIYRFMPRENAELNKTWICDEGRFSFDYYQKNRQEEVRLGHSTANLNEGIAQLAHILEGLNKDEVAGIASPFAALEDLYMMKKLFEKRFNPKNLAAPFWGKKGEGDNILKLADKTPNSQGLALLGIDPEGADLLSRIEKGEIKVVIMMHNNPFGQDEARANQVYGKVKALIVLTVHKTKVAEKGSMVFPMRTFIEKNGTFVNATSRLQRVRQAIEPENADIIEASLWMAKLAKALKVEGFDYPDTASIFNAMAKEVELLKGLTFNGIPATGKVLDLKPMAAEPFQGVKAQPNVCGKVVLG; from the coding sequence ATGCCCAAGATCACCATCGACGGCAAACAACTCGAGGTCAAGGACGGCACCAACGTCCTGCAGGCGGTGCTCGATAATGACATGAAGCTGGAGCATTTCTGTTATCACCCTTACCTGCCGGTGGCGGGCAACTGCCGTACCTGCATGGTGGAGATCGAGGGGCCCAAGGGCCCCATGCTGACGGTGGGCTGCAACACCAAGGTGGCCGAGGGCATGGTTGTCCATACGCTTTCCCCCAAGGCCAAGCAGGCCCAGAAGAGCGCCATCGAGATGCTCCTGCTGGACCATCCCCTGGATTGCCCGGTCTGCGACAAGGCGGGGGAGTGCAAGCTCCAGAACCAATACATGGAATACGGCCTCTACGACTTCCGCCGGGGCGTACCCCGCTATTTCAAGGGCGGCAAGGCCGAGGACATCGGCGAACACATCATCCTGGACCAGGAACGCTGCGTGCTTTGCACCCGCTGTATCCGTTTCGTGGACGAGGTCCCCAAGACCTCCGAGCTCGGCATCGTGAACCGCGGCCATGAATCCAAGCTCGACATCTTCCCGGGCGTGAGATTGGACAACGCCTATTCCGGCAACGTGACCGACGTTTGCCCCGTGGGGGCCCTGACCTTGAAGGAGTTCCGCTTCAAGCAACGGGTCTGGTTCCTGAAGAAAACCGAATCCGTCTGCCATTCCTGCGCGCGGGGCTGCAACATCACGGTCGAGCACAACAAGGGCCGCATCTACCGTTTCATGCCGCGCGAGAACGCCGAACTCAACAAGACCTGGATCTGCGACGAGGGCCGTTTCTCCTTCGACTATTACCAGAAGAACCGGCAGGAAGAGGTACGCCTGGGCCATTCCACCGCGAACTTGAACGAGGGCATCGCCCAGTTGGCCCATATCCTGGAAGGCCTGAACAAGGACGAGGTGGCGGGGATCGCCTCCCCCTTCGCGGCCTTGGAAGACCTCTATATGATGAAGAAACTCTTTGAGAAGCGCTTCAACCCCAAGAACCTCGCCGCCCCCTTCTGGGGCAAGAAGGGCGAGGGCGATAACATCCTGAAATTGGCCGATAAAACCCCCAATTCCCAGGGTTTGGCCTTGCTTGGCATAGACCCTGAGGGAGCCGACCTGCTTTCCCGCATCGAGAAGGGCGAGATCAAGGTCGTGATCATGATGCACAACAATCCCTTCGGACAGGACGAGGCCCGGGCGAACCAGGTCTATGGAAAGGTGAAGGCCCTGATCGTGTTGACGGTCCACAAAACCAAGGTGGCCGAGAAGGGGTCCATGGTGTTCCCCATGCGCACCTTCATCGAGAAGAACGGGACCTTCGTGAACGCCACCAGCCGCTTGCAACGGGTCCGGCAGGCCATCGAACCGGAGAACGCGGACATCATCGAGGCTTCCCTCTGGATGGCCAAGCTGGCGAAGGCCCTGAAGGTGGAAGGGTTCGATTATCCGGACACCGCCTCGATCTTCAATGCCATGGCCAAGGAAGTGGAGTTGCTCAAGGGGCTGACCTTCAACGGCATCCCCGCAACGGGCAAAGTACTGGACCTAAAACCCATGGCGGCCGAGCCCTTCCAGGGCGTCAAGGCCCAGCCGAACGTGTGCGGGAAGGTGGTCCTTGGATAA
- a CDS encoding NADH-quinone oxidoreductase subunit A, whose translation MSFDQIEILLPIALGLLLALAVPAAMYLLSALLGPRKDNATKLSSYECGIQTPALSGDARHPFHVKFYLVAMCFLVFDVEVVFLFPWAVLFQKLAWGGFLTMLAFLFVLAFGWFYLLKRGALEWE comes from the coding sequence ATGAGCTTCGACCAGATCGAGATCCTACTCCCCATCGCTTTGGGGCTGCTCCTGGCCTTGGCCGTGCCCGCCGCCATGTACCTCCTTTCGGCCCTCTTGGGCCCCCGCAAGGACAACGCCACCAAGCTTTCCTCGTATGAGTGTGGCATCCAAACGCCCGCCCTGTCGGGCGACGCGAGGCACCCTTTCCACGTGAAGTTCTACCTGGTGGCCATGTGCTTCCTGGTCTTTGACGTGGAGGTGGTGTTCCTTTTTCCCTGGGCGGTCCTGTTCCAGAAACTGGCCTGGGGCGGCTTCCTCACCATGCTGGCCTTCCTTTTCGTGCTGGCCTTTGGTTGGTTCTACCTGCTCAAGAGAGGAGCCTTGGAATGGGAGTAG
- a CDS encoding NADH-quinone oxidoreductase subunit J yields the protein MIESVLFYFLAAVLVGTALLVVTRTNPIASAIAMVAAFAALSGLYAMLSASLAAILQVLVYAGGIMVLVIFVIMLLNLRKEELEPMKARAGSFLAALAALLVLVVGPIWMGLAPSWKPMMASLEPGFGSISAVGAKLFSEYLFPFEMLSFVLLTAIVGALVLSKRKL from the coding sequence GTGATCGAAAGCGTTCTTTTTTATTTCCTGGCCGCGGTGTTGGTCGGGACGGCCCTATTGGTCGTCACCCGGACCAACCCGATCGCTTCCGCCATCGCCATGGTGGCGGCCTTCGCGGCCTTGTCGGGGCTCTACGCCATGCTGTCGGCGTCCCTGGCCGCCATCCTGCAGGTGCTGGTCTATGCGGGCGGCATCATGGTGCTGGTCATTTTCGTCATCATGCTCTTGAACCTGCGCAAGGAGGAATTGGAGCCCATGAAGGCGCGGGCCGGGAGTTTCCTGGCGGCCTTGGCCGCCCTTTTGGTCCTGGTGGTGGGGCCCATTTGGATGGGCTTGGCACCCTCTTGGAAACCCATGATGGCGTCCCTGGAACCCGGTTTTGGGAGCATCTCGGCCGTGGGGGCCAAGCTTTTCAGCGAATATCTTTTCCCCTTTGAGATGCTTTCCTTCGTGCTTTTGACCGCCATCGTCGGTGCCCTAGTGCTCTCGAAAAGGAAGTTGTGA
- the nuoF gene encoding NADH-quinone oxidoreductase subunit NuoF encodes MADFQPQLTKRFNVKDGHTLKGYLATGGYASLKNLFAKKPAEIIEEVKASGLKGRGGAGFPAGMKWSFVPQNTGKPIYLAVNADEGEPGTFSDRYMMYYDPHLLLEGILCACYAINSHTAYIYVRGEFYEQIQRLNAAIDEAKQAGYLGKNIQGSGFDLEIYVHRGAGAYICGEETGLLESLEGKPGKPRIKPPFPAVVGLFGCPTIINNVKTLSSVPWIVENGAAAYAAIGTKESTGTHVFGLSGHVNQTGYWEMPFGLPMMDFINNYGKGVKGKLKAVIPGGSSCPVLTAEECQDLTLTYESMRDHKTMFGTGCAIIMNDTVDMTKVLKNLTHFYSHESCGQCTPCREGTAWEDRLMRKILDGEATTKELELMLEIADNMEGKTICVLSAALAMPVRSFLKKFRGDFEKYCKPASVSVPEAVS; translated from the coding sequence ATGGCCGATTTCCAGCCCCAATTGACCAAGCGTTTCAATGTGAAGGACGGCCATACCCTCAAGGGCTACCTGGCCACGGGCGGCTACGCGTCCCTGAAGAACCTTTTCGCCAAAAAGCCCGCCGAGATCATCGAAGAAGTGAAGGCGTCAGGCCTTAAAGGTAGGGGCGGGGCCGGGTTCCCGGCTGGGATGAAGTGGTCCTTCGTGCCCCAGAACACGGGAAAGCCCATCTATCTGGCGGTCAACGCCGACGAAGGGGAGCCCGGGACCTTTTCCGACCGTTACATGATGTATTACGACCCGCATCTCCTCCTGGAGGGGATTCTCTGTGCCTGTTACGCCATCAACAGCCACACGGCTTACATATATGTAAGGGGTGAGTTCTACGAACAGATCCAACGCCTGAACGCGGCCATCGACGAGGCCAAGCAAGCGGGTTACCTGGGCAAGAACATCCAAGGTTCCGGGTTCGACCTGGAGATCTACGTTCATCGCGGCGCGGGGGCCTACATCTGCGGCGAGGAAACGGGGCTCTTGGAATCCCTCGAGGGAAAGCCCGGCAAACCCCGCATCAAACCGCCCTTCCCGGCGGTGGTGGGGCTCTTCGGTTGCCCGACCATCATCAACAACGTGAAGACCCTCTCGTCGGTCCCCTGGATCGTCGAGAACGGCGCGGCGGCCTATGCGGCCATCGGCACCAAGGAATCCACCGGCACCCACGTCTTCGGTCTCTCGGGCCATGTGAACCAAACCGGCTACTGGGAAATGCCCTTCGGGTTGCCCATGATGGATTTCATCAACAACTACGGTAAGGGCGTGAAGGGAAAGCTCAAGGCCGTCATCCCCGGCGGGTCCTCCTGCCCGGTCCTCACCGCCGAGGAATGCCAGGACCTGACCCTGACCTATGAGAGCATGCGGGACCACAAGACGATGTTCGGCACCGGGTGCGCCATCATCATGAACGATACGGTCGATATGACGAAAGTGCTGAAGAACCTGACCCACTTCTACTCCCACGAGTCCTGCGGGCAATGCACGCCCTGCCGGGAAGGGACCGCTTGGGAGGACCGCCTGATGCGGAAGATCCTGGACGGGGAAGCCACCACCAAGGAACTGGAACTGATGCTGGAGATCGCGGACAACATGGAAGGGAAGACCATCTGCGTCCTCTCGGCGGCCCTCGCCATGCCGGTGCGTAGCTTCCTCAAGAAATTCCGCGGCGATTTCGAGAAGTACTGCAAACCCGCTTCCGTGTCCGTGCCCGAGGCGGTGTCCTGA
- a CDS encoding complex I subunit 1 family protein produces the protein MDNQTFTLINIAVMTVVAWLIPLQFIPVFIWLERKGSAIIQDRIGPNRANILGIRLFGMIHNFADVVKLLMKENIVPAGVNRLYFFMAPFWSMTMSLLPLLVVPLAAPMTFNGRPVQFEAADLNVGVLFVLSITSMGVFGIILAGWSSNNKFSLMGGLRSSAQMISYELSMGLAMVGLLMVYQDVRLGSIVETQGHSLAAWGATLPIPNWGIFLQPVGFLLFLVASFAETNRNPFDLAEGESELVAGYHVEYSSVKFALFFMAEYCNMVVAAFVIATLFLGGYQVPFASTETLRQDPHLTLGLLCGTVALLKGTAGYLLYKRAEQQKHLYQGVQRAEPFILAALGFLAAVAALGFWIWGAGQDLSPDFTGILVALLQLLSLTLKVLFFCWLFVWVRWTLPRFRYDQLMNLGWKVMLPLALLNLLVTGVIVLTQK, from the coding sequence TTGGATAACCAGACCTTCACCCTCATCAATATCGCGGTGATGACCGTGGTCGCTTGGCTCATCCCCCTTCAATTCATCCCGGTCTTCATCTGGCTGGAACGAAAGGGAAGCGCCATCATTCAGGACCGCATCGGGCCCAACCGCGCGAACATCCTGGGGATCCGCCTTTTCGGCATGATCCACAACTTCGCCGACGTGGTGAAGCTCTTGATGAAAGAGAACATCGTGCCCGCCGGCGTGAACAGGCTCTACTTCTTCATGGCGCCTTTCTGGTCCATGACCATGAGCCTGCTGCCGCTGCTGGTGGTGCCCCTGGCGGCCCCCATGACCTTCAACGGCCGGCCGGTGCAGTTCGAGGCGGCGGACCTGAACGTAGGCGTTCTTTTCGTGCTTTCCATCACCAGCATGGGGGTCTTCGGCATCATCCTGGCGGGTTGGTCCTCCAATAATAAATTCTCGCTGATGGGCGGGCTTCGTTCCTCGGCCCAGATGATCTCCTATGAACTTTCGATGGGGCTCGCCATGGTCGGACTCTTGATGGTCTATCAGGACGTGCGCTTGGGTTCGATCGTGGAGACCCAGGGGCATTCCCTCGCCGCCTGGGGCGCGACCTTGCCCATCCCCAACTGGGGGATCTTCCTACAACCGGTCGGTTTTCTCCTCTTCTTGGTAGCCTCCTTCGCCGAAACGAACCGCAATCCTTTTGACCTGGCGGAAGGGGAATCGGAGCTGGTGGCGGGTTACCATGTGGAATATTCCAGCGTGAAATTCGCCCTCTTCTTCATGGCCGAATACTGCAACATGGTGGTGGCGGCCTTCGTGATCGCCACGCTCTTTCTGGGCGGCTACCAAGTGCCCTTCGCCTCCACCGAGACCCTGCGCCAGGACCCGCACTTGACCTTGGGGCTTCTTTGCGGGACCGTGGCCCTGCTCAAAGGGACCGCCGGGTATCTCCTCTATAAGAGGGCGGAGCAACAAAAGCATCTCTACCAGGGCGTCCAAAGGGCCGAACCCTTCATTCTGGCGGCGCTGGGTTTCCTGGCGGCGGTGGCGGCTTTGGGTTTCTGGATCTGGGGCGCGGGCCAGGACCTTTCACCCGACTTTACGGGCATCCTGGTGGCCCTTTTGCAGCTCTTAAGCCTCACCCTGAAGGTCCTCTTCTTTTGCTGGCTTTTCGTGTGGGTGCGCTGGACCTTGCCCCGGTTCCGTTATGACCAATTGATGAACTTGGGTTGGAAGGTGATGTTGCCCCTGGCTTTGCTGAACCTGTTGGTGACGGGCGTGATCGTACTGACGCAAAAGTAA
- a CDS encoding NADH-quinone oxidoreductase subunit C, whose protein sequence is MKKIEEKHSGAVKASTDRYGVLEVLIDRKAIADVVKTLRDKKDLAFDMLIDLVSIDYSLMPERTGDRFGVAYILKSLTHGHRFQLKVTAPEDDAVVPSISGLYKNADWLEREAFDQMGIRFSGHPNLKRLLNHHEFVGHPLRKDYPITRRQWLSANESLMDEMDVRLKEKGYE, encoded by the coding sequence TTGAAAAAAATCGAAGAGAAGCATTCGGGGGCCGTCAAGGCTTCAACGGATCGCTACGGGGTTTTAGAGGTATTGATCGATCGAAAGGCCATCGCGGACGTGGTGAAGACCCTGCGCGATAAAAAGGACCTGGCCTTCGACATGCTTATCGACCTAGTCTCCATCGATTACTCTCTAATGCCTGAGCGTACCGGGGACCGCTTTGGGGTGGCTTACATCCTGAAATCCCTGACCCACGGGCACCGTTTCCAATTGAAGGTGACCGCTCCCGAGGATGACGCGGTCGTTCCCTCGATCAGCGGCCTCTATAAGAACGCCGATTGGCTGGAACGGGAAGCCTTCGACCAGATGGGCATCCGTTTTTCCGGCCACCCGAACCTCAAGCGGCTCTTGAACCACCATGAGTTCGTGGGGCATCCGCTTCGCAAGGACTATCCCATCACGCGGCGGCAATGGCTGTCGGCCAACGAATCCCTGATGGACGAGATGGACGTGCGGTTAAAAGAAAAGGGCTACGAATAA
- the nuoK gene encoding NADH-quinone oxidoreductase subunit NuoK has translation MDLSPITPAHYLALSAVLFAIGAAGVLARKNLFIVLMSLELMLNAANLALVTFSRVHGDMTGHLFVLFVVAIAAAEACVGLAIVIALYRLKESVDLDIFKSLKG, from the coding sequence ATGGACCTATCACCCATCACTCCGGCCCACTACCTGGCGCTCTCGGCGGTCCTTTTCGCCATCGGGGCCGCCGGGGTGCTGGCCCGCAAGAACCTCTTCATCGTCCTCATGAGCCTGGAGCTCATGCTGAACGCCGCGAACCTGGCACTGGTGACCTTTTCCCGTGTCCACGGGGACATGACGGGGCATCTTTTCGTGCTGTTCGTGGTGGCGATCGCCGCCGCCGAGGCCTGCGTGGGCTTGGCCATCGTCATCGCCCTCTACCGCCTGAAAGAATCGGTCGATCTGGACATCTTCAAGAGCTTGAAGGGATAG
- the nuoD gene encoding NADH dehydrogenase (quinone) subunit D, with amino-acid sequence MSDLDTKTLLPKTPESSAGLESSEGKRKKDLVYVNLGPSHPATHGTLRALCALDGETIVAAVTEMGYLHRGFEKDCEVHTYQQVIPYTDRLNYVSAIMNNVGYCKAMEKMLDITIPERAMAVRLITCELNRIIDHLVCAGANLVDIGALTNFWYSFNAREKVYDILEKLCGARLTSSYLRIGGLARDLYPSFADDVKAVLKDIRHNTGEIQKLIGKNRIFLDRTQGLCIVPKEMAIAYGWTGPTLRASGVEYDLRKAEPYYHYEDYKFDVPVGTTGDIYDRIFVRLLEIEESASIIEQALKKIPKGPVMTDDKRVALPPKQQTYGNIEGLMNHFKIIMHGILPPAGEVYDFTEAANGELGFYIVSDGGKNPYRVKCRPPCFMNFAAFHEMIEGRMVADAVANLGSINIIAGELDR; translated from the coding sequence ATGAGCGACTTGGACACAAAAACCTTGCTTCCCAAAACACCGGAAAGCTCCGCCGGTTTGGAGTCGTCCGAAGGGAAGCGCAAGAAGGACCTGGTCTATGTGAACCTGGGCCCCAGCCACCCGGCCACCCACGGCACTTTGCGGGCCCTCTGCGCGTTGGACGGCGAAACCATCGTGGCGGCGGTCACCGAAATGGGCTACCTGCACCGGGGTTTCGAGAAGGACTGCGAGGTCCATACCTACCAGCAGGTCATTCCCTATACCGACCGGCTCAATTACGTGTCGGCCATCATGAACAACGTGGGCTATTGCAAGGCCATGGAGAAGATGCTGGACATCACTATCCCCGAGCGGGCCATGGCGGTGCGTCTCATCACCTGCGAGCTCAACCGCATCATCGACCACCTGGTCTGCGCGGGGGCGAACCTGGTGGACATCGGGGCCCTGACCAATTTCTGGTATTCCTTCAACGCCCGCGAGAAGGTCTATGACATCCTCGAGAAGCTCTGCGGGGCGCGGCTTACCTCCAGCTATCTTCGTATCGGCGGCCTGGCCCGTGACCTTTACCCCTCTTTCGCCGACGACGTGAAGGCCGTCCTCAAGGACATCCGCCACAACACAGGGGAGATCCAGAAGCTCATCGGGAAGAACCGCATCTTCCTCGACCGCACGCAGGGCCTCTGCATTGTCCCGAAAGAAATGGCCATCGCTTATGGCTGGACGGGGCCGACGCTCCGGGCGAGCGGGGTCGAGTACGACCTGCGCAAGGCCGAACCCTATTACCATTATGAGGACTACAAATTCGACGTGCCGGTGGGCACCACGGGCGATATCTACGACCGCATCTTCGTGCGACTCTTGGAGATCGAGGAATCGGCCTCCATCATCGAACAGGCCTTGAAGAAGATCCCCAAGGGCCCCGTCATGACCGACGACAAGCGGGTGGCCCTGCCCCCGAAACAGCAGACCTACGGCAACATCGAAGGCTTGATGAACCACTTCAAGATCATCATGCACGGCATCCTGCCGCCCGCCGGCGAGGTCTATGACTTCACCGAAGCGGCCAACGGGGAACTGGGCTTCTATATCGTTTCCGACGGCGGCAAGAATCCCTACCGGGTGAAGTGCCGACCGCCCTGCTTCATGAATTTCGCCGCCTTCCACGAGATGATCGAGGGACGGATGGTGGCCGACGCCGTGGCGAACCTGGGATCGATCAACATCATCGCCGGGGAATTGGATAGATAA